In a genomic window of Acidilobus saccharovorans 345-15:
- the cas6 gene encoding CRISPR system precrRNA processing endoribonuclease RAMP protein Cas6, giving the protein MSLLNIIESNMPRALLRLELEVTPRDDVILQPMSSKALKSAAADPNGCLHPLWELYLAHREAVTFRSLADGSGRRLYSQGDRPIVVRKGERLRGAVVAVASSLSAPQVAQLASCEGSVSLGPGALEYRVTSASLVRGEELSVGLGGRGGAVRLLFLTPTAIPLKVMTPPWASRLSRRVPNAYRLLPEPAYIAAYAAKLLLGLSGAGGDAPLYHYYVGRLVDMYAVEVDYDVKPTTAVIGRDYLGRLRLLRGFTGWALYSVKGGLGSAILDRLLAIASELGVGKLRAMGMGEVRAEVVGPKGAQPATRQQF; this is encoded by the coding sequence TTGTCACTGCTTAACATAATAGAGTCCAACATGCCGAGGGCGCTCCTGAGGCTTGAGCTCGAGGTCACGCCCAGGGACGACGTAATACTTCAGCCCATGTCCTCCAAGGCCCTCAAGTCGGCGGCCGCCGACCCGAACGGCTGCCTTCACCCCCTCTGGGAGCTTTACCTGGCCCACAGGGAGGCGGTGACCTTCAGGTCCCTCGCGGACGGCAGCGGCAGGAGGCTCTACTCCCAGGGCGACAGGCCCATCGTGGTGAGGAAGGGCGAGAGGCTCAGGGGCGCCGTGGTGGCAGTCGCCTCGTCGCTCTCCGCGCCCCAGGTGGCCCAGCTGGCCTCCTGCGAGGGCAGCGTGAGCTTGGGCCCCGGGGCCCTGGAGTACAGGGTAACCTCGGCCTCCCTCGTCAGGGGGGAGGAGCTCTCGGTGGGCCTGGGCGGGAGGGGAGGGGCCGTGAGGCTCTTGTTCCTCACGCCGACAGCGATACCGCTCAAGGTCATGACCCCGCCCTGGGCCTCGCGTCTGTCAAGGAGGGTCCCAAACGCCTACAGGCTGCTGCCGGAGCCCGCGTACATAGCGGCATATGCAGCCAAGCTGCTCCTGGGGCTCTCCGGCGCGGGCGGCGACGCCCCGCTGTACCACTATTATGTAGGCAGGCTGGTCGACATGTACGCTGTCGAGGTGGACTACGACGTGAAGCCAACGACGGCCGTGATAGGCAGGGACTACCTAGGGAGGCTCAGGCTCCTCAGGGGCTTCACGGGCTGGGCCCTGTACAGCGTCAAGGGGGGCTTGGGCTCCGCGATACTTGACAGGCTGCTTGCCATAGCGTCGGAGCTGGGGGTCGGGAAGCTGAGGGCCATGGGCATGGGTGAGGTCAGGGCCGAGGTCGTTGGGCCCAAGGGGG